The following are encoded together in the Fusarium keratoplasticum isolate Fu6.1 chromosome 1, whole genome shotgun sequence genome:
- a CDS encoding Phosphate transporter codes for MAVFGQYDYLFAVGTIFAFLDAWNIGANDVANSWASSVSSRSVSYMQAMLGASLMEFSGALGVGGRVADTIRTKVVAVDAFDDSPQMLMLGMVCAVIASATYLTFATRFGFPVSTTHSLLGGVLGMGVGALGGSGITWIGYKENGSVDIQQGVVQVFLAWIIAPMLSGIFASLIFLFTKYGVLLRKNPAMKGLILVPFYFWLTASLIVMLLIWKGGSYKVNLTDAQIPGVIVAAGAGWGLLMALTLVPWMYRVIIKEDWQLKAYHIFLGPLLLRRGPVPPPPEDFQGVVRNFYEGHLTREELEARRAQRASEVNEDIEANHEKKVAAVDNTSEETPAPNPHAHKSMVGPKPDGPWHSGAFIWWAIKFAVLHGVDKDIVSSQSEKSVVAGDVEEIHARAAHYDNRAEFLYTFLQVMTAASSSFVHGANDVANAVGPYASIYQIWQSGEVPGKKAQVPLWILAFGGAGIVIGLWTYGYNIMRNLGNRVTLMSPSRGFSMELGSVITIILATRLKLPVSTTQCITGAIVGVGLCNGDWRSINWRMVGWIYMGWFITVPVAGLISGILMAFIANAPNWS; via the exons ATGGCCGTCTTTGGTCAGTACGACTACCTCTTCGCGGTGGGCACAATCTTTGCCTTCCTCGATGCCTGGAACATTGGCGCCAACGATGTGGCCAACTCGTGGGCCTCGTCTGTCTCCTCTCGCTCAGTCTCCTACATGCAGGCCATGCTGGGTGCCAGCTTGATGGAGTTCAGCGGTGCCCTCGGTGTCGGCGGCCGAGTCGCAGACACCATTCGAACCAaggtcgtcgccgtcgatgCCTTTGATGACAGCCCTcagatgctgatgctgggTATGGTCTGTGCCGTTATTGCTTCTGCCACCTACCTCACTTTCGCTACCCGCTTTGGTTTCCCCGTTTCCACCACTCACTCTCTCCTCGGTGGTGTCTTGGGAATGGGCGTTGGTGCCCTTGGCGGCTCTGGTATCACCTGGATCGGCTACAAGGAGAACGGCTCAGTAGATATCCAGCAGGGTGTCGTTCAG GTCTTCCTCGCCTGGATCATTGCTCCCATGCTCTCCGGTATCTTCGCCTCCCtgatcttcctcttcaccaagTATGGCGTCCTCCTCCGCAAGAATCCCGCCATGAAGGGTCTCATCCTGGTCCCCTTCTACTTCTGGCTCACTGCCTCCCTCATTGTCATGCTTCTCATCTGGAAGGGTGGCTCTTACAAGGTCAACCTCACCGATGCTCAGATCCCCGGTGTCATCGTCGCTGCTGGCGCTGGTTGGGGTCTCCTCATGGCTCTCACTCTTGTTCCCTGGATGTACCgtgtcatcatcaaggaggatTGGCAGCTCAAGGCTTACCACATCTTCCTCGgtccccttctcctccgccGTGGCCCCGTCCCTCCTCCCCCTGAGGACTTCCAGGGAGTCGTCCGCAACTTCTACGAGGGTCATCTCACTCGGGAGGAACTCGAGGCCCGCCGTGCCCAGCGTGCTTCCGAAGTCAACGAGGATATCGAGGCCAAccacgagaagaaggttgccGCCGTCGACAACACTTCGGAAGAGACTCCCGCTCCCAACCCCCACGCGCACAAGTCTATGGTTGGCCCTAAGCCCGATGGCCCCTGGCACAGTGGTGCTTTCATCTGGTGGGCTATCAAGTTTGCCGTCCTGCACGGTGTTGATAAGGATATCGTCAGCTCCCAAAGCGAGAAGTCTGTTGTCGCTGGCGATGTCGAGGAGATCCACGCCCGCGCTGCTCACTACGATAACCGCGCCGAGTTCCTGTACACCTTCCTCCAAGTCATGActgctgcttcttcctccttcgtCCACGGCGCCAACGATGTTGCCAACGCTGTCGGTCCTTATGCTTCCATCTACCAGATTTGGCAGTCTGGTGAGGTTCCCGGAAAGAAGGCTCAGGTCCCTCTCTGGATTCTCGCttttggtggtgctggtaTCGTCATTGGTCTCTGGACATACGGCTACAATATCATGCGCAACCTTGGTAACCGTGTCACCCTCATGTCTCCCTCCCGTGGCTTCTCCATGGAGCTTGGCTCTGTCATCACTATTATCCTGGCCACCCGTCTAA AGCTGCCTGTCTCTACCACTCAGTGCATCACTGGTGCCATCGTCGGTGTTGGTCTCTGCAACGGTGACTGGCGATCCATCAACTGGCGAATGGTTGGCTGGATCTACATGGGTTGGTTCATCACTGTGCCCGTCGCTGGTCTCATCTCGGGTATCCTGATGGCCTTCATTGCCAACGCCCCCAACTGGAGTTAA